One region of Vibrio sp. FE10 genomic DNA includes:
- a CDS encoding PhoX family protein — translation MSKETFDSTRFNKSKNKPFEEVLDANLSRRNVLKGGLGISAMTAFGAFGLSGCNSSSPDTTVGNGAGVSSAVLNFDSIPGSLTDAVSVPQGYMAQVLVPWGTPLNAQGSAWKDDGSNTSEEQLNALGMHHDGMHFFPLNDSNVDGLLCINHEYIDTNALHPSGQTIVGGVRTVIDEVRKEINAHGVSVVRIQLEDNMWKLVDTDPLNRRYTGATVMDLSGPLAHTALTVTRFSPDGSQARGTLNNCGNGFTPWGTYLTCEENWPGYFVNAGVRTEEQDRIGIDDSSTRYLWETLAGNAEERLDEFTRFNVEPTGASSIDDYRNEANGHGYIVEIDPYTENARAKKRTALGRFRHEGCTFGKLEAGQPVVFYSGHDSRFEYLYKFESAAGWDPADATPSNRLTTGDKYMDEGTLYVARFNEDNSGTWLPLTLDSVTLSGGVLADNFNSLAEIILNTAGAADLVGATPMDRPEWCSVDPYTGSVYLTLTNNTARTDETNAANPRLNNKFGHVIRWDEGESATDFTWDIFVFGSPANGDADTNRSSLTDMNQFASPDGLAFDARGILWIQTDNGADEVTSYTNDQMLAVVPSKLTDDNGNSAVIDEGNQAQLKRFFVGPNGCEVTGFTISPDYKSLFVNIQHPGNWPYSDNAAKETPSGMSVRPRAATVVIRREDGGEIAV, via the coding sequence ATGAGCAAGGAAACATTTGATAGCACTCGTTTCAATAAGAGTAAAAACAAACCATTCGAAGAAGTACTCGACGCTAACCTATCAAGAAGAAACGTTTTGAAAGGTGGTCTCGGCATCAGTGCAATGACGGCGTTCGGAGCTTTTGGACTCTCTGGATGTAATTCTTCTAGTCCAGATACTACAGTCGGTAATGGTGCAGGTGTCTCTAGTGCGGTACTAAATTTTGATTCAATTCCGGGCTCACTAACCGATGCTGTCTCTGTTCCACAAGGTTACATGGCACAAGTTTTGGTGCCATGGGGGACACCGCTTAATGCACAGGGTAGTGCATGGAAGGATGACGGTAGTAACACAAGCGAAGAACAGTTGAATGCGTTGGGGATGCACCACGACGGGATGCACTTTTTCCCATTAAATGACAGCAACGTAGACGGTTTATTGTGTATTAACCATGAATATATTGATACGAATGCTCTACACCCTAGCGGTCAGACCATAGTAGGTGGTGTTCGAACAGTTATTGATGAAGTACGAAAAGAAATTAATGCTCACGGTGTGTCGGTTGTCCGAATTCAACTGGAAGACAACATGTGGAAATTAGTCGATACCGATCCACTCAACCGCCGCTACACTGGCGCTACCGTAATGGACTTGTCTGGCCCACTCGCACATACCGCTCTTACCGTGACTCGCTTCTCCCCTGATGGCAGCCAAGCGCGTGGTACATTAAACAACTGTGGTAATGGTTTCACTCCTTGGGGCACTTACCTAACATGTGAAGAAAACTGGCCAGGCTATTTCGTTAATGCCGGCGTTCGAACTGAAGAACAAGACCGCATTGGTATTGACGATAGCAGCACACGCTACTTGTGGGAAACATTGGCTGGCAATGCAGAAGAACGCTTAGATGAATTCACTCGCTTTAACGTAGAGCCTACAGGTGCAAGCTCGATAGATGATTACCGTAACGAAGCAAACGGCCATGGTTATATTGTTGAAATCGACCCTTACACGGAGAATGCTCGAGCGAAAAAGCGCACTGCGCTTGGTCGTTTCCGTCATGAAGGCTGTACTTTTGGCAAGCTAGAAGCAGGTCAACCGGTTGTCTTCTACTCAGGTCACGACTCTCGTTTTGAGTACTTGTACAAATTCGAATCGGCTGCAGGTTGGGATCCAGCAGATGCCACCCCATCAAACCGCTTAACAACAGGCGATAAATACATGGATGAAGGCACACTTTACGTGGCGCGCTTCAATGAAGACAACTCTGGCACGTGGCTACCATTGACGTTAGATAGCGTGACGTTATCAGGTGGTGTTCTGGCAGACAATTTCAACTCTTTGGCTGAAATCATCTTAAATACAGCTGGAGCAGCGGATCTTGTAGGTGCAACACCAATGGATCGCCCAGAGTGGTGTTCAGTGGATCCATACACAGGTTCTGTATATCTAACACTTACTAATAACACTGCGCGTACCGATGAAACGAACGCGGCAAACCCACGCTTGAACAACAAGTTTGGCCATGTTATCCGTTGGGATGAAGGTGAAAGCGCAACTGACTTCACTTGGGATATTTTCGTATTCGGTTCACCTGCCAACGGTGATGCAGACACCAATCGTTCTAGCCTTACTGATATGAACCAGTTCGCAAGCCCAGATGGATTAGCATTCGATGCACGTGGCATTTTGTGGATTCAGACGGATAACGGAGCAGATGAAGTGACGAGTTACACCAACGACCAAATGTTAGCAGTCGTCCCGTCTAAGCTAACGGACGACAATGGTAACAGTGCAGTGATTGATGAAGGCAACCAAGCTCAACTTAAGCGCTTCTTTGTTGGTCCAAACGGATGTGAGGTAACGGGCTTTACGATTAGCCCTGATTACAAGTCACTGTTTGTCAACATTCAGCACCCCGGTAATTGGCCATACAGCGACAACGCAGCAAAAGAGACCCCATCAGGAATGTCCGTTCGCCCTCGAGCAGCAACTGTTGTCATTCGTCGTGAAGACGGTGGTGAGATTGCCGTTTAA
- a CDS encoding spondin domain-containing protein yields the protein MKARILFIAASVALLAGCPDDDDDYYRYDVTVTNLTPNQPMSPLAVLTHNTNFDLFEVGQSASVDLEYLAEGGSNSQLLALSDSDDNVYQGISGNGLILSGENDTLSIRVDPALEGYLSVASMLVNTNDAFVGESGLSLKSLAVGDTFTMNMNVWDSGTELNDELAATIPGPAGGGEGFNSVRNDNDVVSFHSGVVSQDDGLTTSALSANHRFLNPGARITITRTE from the coding sequence ATGAAAGCTAGAATATTGTTTATCGCGGCTTCTGTCGCCCTGTTGGCTGGTTGTCCGGATGATGACGATGATTATTATCGTTACGATGTCACTGTTACTAACCTAACGCCTAATCAACCTATGTCACCTCTTGCGGTACTTACTCACAATACGAATTTTGACTTGTTTGAAGTTGGTCAGAGTGCCTCTGTGGATCTTGAATACTTAGCAGAAGGCGGAAGCAACTCTCAACTGCTTGCTTTGAGTGATAGCGACGATAATGTTTACCAAGGCATTTCAGGAAATGGGCTGATCTTGTCGGGTGAAAATGACACGCTCTCCATCCGAGTTGATCCTGCTTTAGAGGGGTATCTTTCTGTTGCTTCGATGTTGGTGAATACCAATGATGCGTTTGTGGGTGAATCAGGCTTATCGCTTAAGTCGTTAGCAGTCGGCGATACCTTCACCATGAACATGAATGTGTGGGATTCGGGAACGGAGTTAAATGATGAGCTTGCAGCAACCATTCCGGGCCCTGCAGGCGGTGGTGAGGGCTTTAATAGCGTAAGAAATGACAATGATGTGGTGAGCTTCCACTCTGGCGTCGTCAGTCAAGATGATGGTTTAACAACCTCTGCTCTAAGTGCTAATCATCGCTTCCTTAATCCCGGTGCGAGAATCACCATTACTAGAACTGAATGA
- a CDS encoding DMT family transporter, translating into MNLGYLSIVITLLIWASFFLSLKGGANSALTPADIALTRFLIPALVLFPLVWKARNAISSVPKRYLAGMFAGSGLPYLLVTGTAMHFVPVSHGSALVPGTLPLFVTGIAVLFFKQPLSRHRIAGLSLVLLGILLFLGSSLSDFNFEYTKGHLLFLCASLMWATFTISARVANLNALISAGFISLSSTLLLLFLILTGTLPSHLMVTPIAQWPIAELSIHSAVQGVGAGLIAAFTYLYAVNTLGAERSAAFGSATPAIATLLAIPLFNEIPDTVTWIALGSICIGSLVASNIFMKDDQSMQYRPPTHKRV; encoded by the coding sequence ATGAATCTTGGCTACTTATCTATCGTGATTACTCTGCTCATCTGGGCAAGCTTTTTTCTCTCCCTAAAAGGAGGCGCAAACTCAGCTCTGACACCCGCAGATATTGCACTCACCCGATTTCTCATTCCTGCCTTAGTTTTATTTCCTTTAGTATGGAAAGCGCGCAATGCTATCTCTTCAGTCCCCAAGCGCTACCTCGCAGGCATGTTTGCTGGCAGTGGCCTCCCCTATTTATTAGTCACCGGTACCGCGATGCACTTTGTACCGGTTTCGCATGGCAGTGCTCTCGTACCGGGCACGTTGCCTCTCTTTGTGACGGGTATTGCGGTACTTTTTTTCAAACAACCACTCAGTCGACACCGTATTGCTGGGCTCAGCTTAGTCCTATTGGGGATCTTACTGTTCTTAGGGAGTAGCCTCAGTGATTTCAACTTTGAATACACAAAAGGCCACCTGCTATTCCTGTGTGCAAGTTTAATGTGGGCAACCTTTACCATTTCGGCTCGTGTTGCAAACCTTAACGCGCTAATCAGTGCAGGGTTTATTTCCTTGTCGTCGACCCTGTTATTGCTATTTTTGATCTTAACAGGAACATTGCCTAGCCATCTTATGGTCACGCCAATAGCACAATGGCCAATAGCGGAGCTATCAATACACTCAGCGGTACAAGGCGTCGGTGCTGGTTTAATAGCGGCGTTCACTTACCTTTATGCGGTTAACACCCTAGGGGCAGAGCGTTCAGCCGCATTCGGCAGTGCGACTCCGGCCATCGCGACATTGTTGGCTATTCCACTGTTTAACGAAATACCAGACACCGTGACTTGGATTGCACTTGGTTCGATTTGTATCGGCAGTTTAGTAGCGAGCAACATCTTTATGAAAGACGACCAGTCTATGCAGTATCGACCGCCGACTCACAAAAGGGTTTAA
- a CDS encoding SH3 domain-containing protein: protein MDLMKKALIALLVLLILGGGGAAYYFFVMKKAPTPAEKTEESVEEVTQPEADLKPVMELKPEPEQTEFYVLDRKLEVVEQPEIDGLITDYLYKGEKVEVLEKQGEWARISDYIVLKEGGPQTAEWVSMSGLSNDEVIISEKESIEILDSYLVKSDDLKIHKEKFRNTVAELISDGECDPSDFEELGGWVKSVKYSDRDVYFIYCGGLSLENKIYLDVNTNEIFTK from the coding sequence GTGGATTTGATGAAAAAAGCGCTGATCGCTTTACTTGTATTGTTAATATTGGGCGGAGGAGGAGCGGCGTACTACTTCTTTGTTATGAAAAAGGCCCCAACACCAGCAGAGAAAACCGAAGAGTCCGTTGAAGAAGTTACTCAGCCTGAAGCTGATTTAAAACCGGTTATGGAGCTTAAACCTGAGCCAGAACAGACAGAGTTCTATGTTTTGGATAGAAAGCTTGAAGTGGTAGAACAGCCGGAAATTGATGGCTTGATAACCGATTACCTCTACAAAGGTGAAAAAGTCGAAGTACTTGAAAAACAAGGTGAGTGGGCTCGTATCTCAGATTACATCGTTCTAAAAGAAGGCGGGCCACAGACAGCCGAATGGGTTTCGATGTCTGGCCTATCTAATGATGAAGTGATTATTTCCGAGAAAGAAAGCATAGAGATATTGGATTCATATCTGGTTAAATCCGACGATCTTAAGATCCATAAAGAGAAGTTCCGCAATACGGTTGCAGAGCTGATCTCTGATGGTGAATGTGACCCAAGTGACTTCGAGGAATTAGGTGGTTGGGTGAAATCGGTGAAGTACAGTGACCGAGATGTCTATTTTATTTATTGCGGCGGACTATCGCTTGAAAATAAAATTTATTTAGATGTAAATACAAATGAAATATTTACTAAGTAG
- a CDS encoding spondin domain-containing protein encodes MNKRTQISLVVSSAMLAFGTAQVQAAQLEVTVTNATKGIYFTPILAAAHDSNLFMFRTGETASAELESMAEGGDISGLSSLIANAGGVVVENPASGILNPGVATTFDIDTGDLAYLSLGAMLLPTNDGFVGLDSWKIPTQAGTYKANLNSYDAGTEPNDELAASMPNPPFITFGAGGTGVETALSNTKVHVHPGNLGDSDPVAGTSDLDSSSHRWLNPVATITIVVK; translated from the coding sequence ATGAATAAACGAACTCAAATCAGCTTAGTGGTTAGCTCTGCTATGTTGGCCTTTGGTACCGCTCAGGTTCAAGCTGCACAGCTAGAGGTGACGGTGACGAATGCTACGAAAGGAATCTACTTCACACCGATCTTAGCCGCAGCGCATGACTCTAACTTGTTCATGTTTAGAACCGGTGAAACTGCTTCAGCAGAATTGGAATCGATGGCGGAAGGTGGAGACATCTCTGGCCTGTCGAGTTTAATCGCCAATGCGGGTGGTGTGGTTGTCGAAAACCCAGCTAGCGGAATACTAAATCCTGGAGTGGCGACCACCTTTGATATCGATACTGGTGATTTGGCTTACTTGTCATTAGGCGCGATGTTACTGCCAACCAACGATGGTTTTGTTGGGCTAGATAGTTGGAAGATCCCAACCCAAGCCGGTACCTATAAGGCAAACCTAAACAGCTACGATGCAGGTACGGAACCGAATGATGAGTTAGCTGCTAGCATGCCTAATCCGCCGTTTATAACCTTTGGCGCTGGTGGTACGGGCGTAGAAACCGCGCTTTCAAATACCAAGGTTCATGTTCACCCTGGCAACCTTGGTGACAGTGATCCGGTTGCCGGTACAAGTGACCTCGATAGTAGCAGCCATCGCTGGTTAAACCCTGTTGCAACTATCACCATCGTTGTGAAGTAA
- a CDS encoding sensor histidine kinase codes for MSFKSRLVLFTSLWFLLVSVVIAYTYHWQKETIEQRTKQSLHKELAVHMRDDNPLMIGTDYNPKALKSIFHTLMLIGPDFDIYFLDSQGNITTHAAPEGTKLASQIDLAPIKQFLNDEPYPILGEDPINPDSRKVFSVAAIEELGSTVGYLYVLIGSNRHTVIANSQVDTPYIALAGLMLVSILGFAIGAYLLVKRSLLNPIEAVTDKLQQQAEQDFRLEPNFTHQVPELVPIARSYQLMAKHIQQQFLQLEYQSSHRRQSLLQLSHDLKTPLSSVLGYLETWKIQNPQSDPLIDVAYRNGNKLSDQLHSLLDSAKHDNPVPTYQYASIDLNALMSECLDTIRSKYLHKNVQLNVNMPDEIKAVGDSDLLERLVLNLLDNALRHSPSGTTVSLSVGLESDAKRVKVVIHNEIEQEAPNGSLGIGTKIAQSILMLHHSVLETTKAENSFQQSFYLPSI; via the coding sequence ATGAGTTTTAAGTCGCGCTTAGTGTTGTTTACCAGCTTGTGGTTTCTATTGGTGAGTGTGGTCATCGCCTACACCTATCATTGGCAAAAAGAGACTATTGAGCAACGAACAAAACAGAGCTTACACAAAGAGCTCGCGGTTCACATGCGCGATGATAACCCTCTAATGATAGGCACTGACTACAACCCGAAAGCCCTCAAATCTATCTTTCATACCTTAATGTTGATAGGGCCAGATTTTGACATCTACTTTCTCGACAGTCAGGGCAATATCACCACGCACGCTGCGCCTGAAGGAACTAAACTTGCAAGCCAAATTGATTTAGCGCCGATTAAACAGTTTCTAAATGATGAGCCTTATCCTATTTTGGGAGAAGACCCGATCAACCCAGATTCTCGCAAGGTGTTTTCTGTCGCAGCGATCGAAGAGTTAGGATCTACGGTTGGGTATCTTTATGTGCTCATTGGCAGTAATCGACATACTGTGATTGCCAACTCGCAAGTAGACACGCCTTATATCGCACTGGCTGGCCTGATGTTGGTCTCTATTTTGGGTTTTGCCATAGGGGCTTATCTATTGGTTAAACGCAGCTTGTTGAACCCGATAGAAGCTGTAACCGATAAGTTGCAACAGCAAGCCGAACAAGATTTCCGTTTAGAACCTAATTTCACACACCAAGTACCAGAACTGGTGCCAATTGCGCGTTCTTATCAGTTGATGGCAAAACACATTCAACAACAATTCCTGCAACTGGAATACCAGTCATCGCATCGTAGGCAGAGCCTATTGCAGTTAAGTCATGATCTTAAAACACCACTATCGAGTGTGTTGGGTTATCTAGAAACGTGGAAGATTCAAAATCCACAATCGGATCCGTTGATCGATGTGGCCTACCGCAATGGCAATAAGCTATCAGATCAGCTTCATTCGCTGTTAGACAGTGCCAAGCATGATAATCCTGTTCCCACGTATCAATACGCTTCGATCGATTTGAATGCGTTGATGAGTGAGTGTTTGGATACAATACGAAGCAAATATCTTCATAAAAATGTTCAGCTTAACGTCAACATGCCTGATGAAATAAAGGCAGTAGGGGATAGTGATTTACTTGAGCGATTGGTTTTAAACTTGCTAGATAATGCGTTGAGGCACAGCCCTAGTGGGACGACAGTGTCTTTGAGTGTTGGTTTAGAGTCGGATGCAAAACGAGTCAAGGTCGTGATCCATAATGAGATTGAGCAGGAAGCGCCAAACGGGTCATTGGGTATCGGCACCAAAATCGCTCAGTCGATACTAATGCTGCATCACAGTGTGTTAGAGACGACCAAGGCAGAGAACTCATTTCAGCAAAGCTTCTATTTGCCGTCGATATAG
- a CDS encoding Lrp/AsnC family transcriptional regulator gives MDRIDRHLLELLQKDGRLTTAELADEVGLSPSPCARRIKRLEEKGIIDGYRVSLSREQVGIAMSVFVEVSLNNHQEVSIDKFEGAIVEMEEVISCHVVSGAYDYLLEVVSPNLMAYEAFTRKLQRLSNVKDIHTHLAIRQVKGNAPLPVYVD, from the coding sequence ATGGACAGAATTGACAGACATCTACTCGAATTGCTGCAAAAAGACGGCAGATTAACGACCGCTGAATTAGCGGACGAAGTGGGTTTATCACCTTCGCCGTGTGCAAGGCGCATTAAAAGGCTGGAAGAAAAAGGGATCATCGACGGCTATCGCGTCAGTCTATCGCGAGAACAAGTCGGAATCGCAATGAGTGTCTTCGTTGAGGTGAGTCTAAACAACCACCAAGAAGTGTCGATCGATAAATTTGAAGGCGCTATCGTCGAAATGGAAGAAGTGATCAGTTGCCACGTGGTATCTGGCGCTTATGATTATCTGTTAGAAGTGGTCAGCCCAAATCTTATGGCCTATGAGGCGTTTACAAGAAAGCTGCAACGGCTTTCAAACGTAAAGGACATCCATACGCATCTCGCGATTAGACAAGTGAAAGGTAATGCACCACTGCCTGTCTATGTTGATTAA
- a CDS encoding YggL family protein produces MKLDKIENKNRRLRKKLYLGEFAILGFEVSCKTSIADFDQYDVFIDEFIDFIDSIGLCFGGGGLELFEGFLCSIERYRSVTEAEQLQVAQWLEARAEVSKVEVSELIDANYAF; encoded by the coding sequence ATGAAATTAGATAAAATCGAAAACAAAAATCGCCGCCTTCGTAAGAAATTATACCTAGGTGAATTCGCGATTCTGGGTTTTGAAGTAAGCTGCAAGACATCGATTGCTGATTTTGACCAATACGATGTATTCATTGATGAGTTCATCGACTTCATCGATAGCATCGGTCTGTGCTTTGGTGGCGGTGGCCTTGAGTTGTTTGAAGGTTTCCTATGCTCTATTGAGCGTTACCGTTCAGTAACAGAAGCAGAGCAACTGCAAGTTGCACAATGGCTTGAAGCTCGCGCTGAAGTAAGCAAAGTTGAAGTTAGCGAACTTATTGACGCAAACTACGCATTCTAA
- a CDS encoding response regulator transcription factor, with product MNSAAVNLMANILLVEDDDDLAELVQMHLKFQGHHVERANTIEKAQALYLDGQFDLVVLDRGLPDGDGLDFCRMIRQQEDWTPVLMLTARDAELDKVSGLEAGVDDYITKPFSVLEFQARVRNVLRRVNHTEATTKEAPTTESVMSFGGLTIQPERHQVSLNNQDVLLTATEFTLLHFLATRPGRVYSKDELLDHVWHTNHSGYHHTVCSTVNRLRTKLAMPNSDDDFIKTVWGVGYKFESKA from the coding sequence ATGAATAGTGCTGCGGTAAATTTGATGGCAAACATATTATTGGTTGAAGACGACGATGATTTAGCGGAACTGGTGCAAATGCATCTCAAGTTCCAAGGTCATCATGTCGAAAGAGCCAATACGATTGAAAAAGCGCAGGCTCTATATCTGGATGGTCAGTTTGATTTAGTCGTCCTCGATCGAGGTTTACCTGATGGTGATGGGCTCGACTTTTGTCGGATGATCCGTCAGCAAGAAGATTGGACTCCCGTGTTGATGCTCACAGCAAGAGACGCTGAACTGGATAAAGTCTCGGGTTTAGAAGCCGGTGTCGATGATTACATCACCAAGCCATTCAGTGTGCTCGAGTTTCAAGCTCGTGTCCGTAATGTCTTACGTCGGGTTAATCATACAGAAGCCACAACCAAAGAGGCTCCAACAACGGAATCTGTGATGAGTTTTGGTGGCCTTACCATTCAACCGGAGCGTCATCAGGTTTCTTTAAACAACCAAGATGTCTTGTTGACCGCGACAGAGTTTACTTTACTTCATTTCTTAGCCACCCGTCCGGGTCGAGTGTATAGCAAAGATGAGCTGCTTGATCATGTATGGCACACCAACCATTCAGGCTACCACCACACCGTTTGTAGCACCGTCAATCGCTTGCGAACCAAGCTTGCTATGCCAAATAGCGATGATGACTTCATCAAGACTGTTTGGGGTGTTGGGTATAAGTTTGAATCGAAGGCTTAG
- a CDS encoding exoribonuclease R, which yields MQRDYTLTCLNTMPREELEEFSLRMIHRLVPEDAMTELFTFEQEEVTSEERMQSAKFDAMLRMTAIALSEVNLAFSESDNSKQNIERMTRLLLWHFYAMSFNLEQAIDLETHCEKVEKILVKAPTEAFGWVKELTELLHFYAKVNEGNEESNEEGNEDA from the coding sequence ATGCAACGCGATTACACTTTAACTTGCTTAAACACCATGCCTCGTGAAGAACTAGAAGAATTTAGTTTAAGAATGATCCATCGTCTTGTCCCGGAAGATGCGATGACGGAGTTGTTTACTTTTGAGCAGGAAGAAGTCACCAGTGAAGAGCGCATGCAATCAGCGAAGTTTGACGCGATGCTACGAATGACTGCAATCGCACTGAGTGAAGTGAACCTAGCATTTAGTGAGTCAGATAACTCGAAACAAAACATCGAGCGCATGACACGTCTATTACTTTGGCACTTCTATGCGATGTCGTTCAACCTTGAGCAAGCCATCGACCTTGAAACTCATTGTGAGAAGGTAGAGAAGATTTTGGTAAAAGCACCGACAGAAGCATTTGGTTGGGTAAAAGAGCTGACAGAGCTTCTTCATTTCTACGCGAAAGTGAATGAAGGCAACGAAGAAAGCAACGAAGAAGGAAATGAAGACGCTTAA